In one window of Miscanthus floridulus cultivar M001 chromosome 12, ASM1932011v1, whole genome shotgun sequence DNA:
- the LOC136496889 gene encoding BRAP2 RING ZnF UBP domain-containing protein 1-like: MFVLRIQSVDFPDAAAASASPAAVAADEVGTSRGSAATSHPLSPLSGHPPPSTTTSSIPPLELPGATPAAPGRSPRILHTRGVIHLYHLSSSTSTSSSYASAVAATSSSSSGPTAPQLASDSHLPPCRGTRLLVLAVPTRVSPDDFVRFCGPYLERASDIRFIRDDGVEDRYSVLVEFEDQNSAERFYADLNGWRFSTSEREVCHVLFIAAVQYTPSSEVATTPPAGSTELPMCPVCIERLDQDISGILATTCDHSFQCSCVSVWANSSCPVCQFCQKQSENSTCSVCQTTGNLWICVICGFVGCGRYKEGHAKQHWKDTQHCYSLDLETQRVWDYVGDSFVHRLNQSKSDAKHAKFKSKCKYSGDDCVNCSCNDDSDMGGAMFNSKAETIVDEYNRLLASQLETQREYYEGLLSEAKRNKEHQISEAVDKAVNDKLQEMQLKLENLIVEKTKIADMNEKLTRSQDMWRQTLRDIEERERAQLKSKDEMILDLEEQIKDFKFSIKLQKSIEKNDGVKGGTLVPLPTVSDSGGKGKRSSRTSKRRN, encoded by the exons ATGTTCGTCCTGCGAATCCAGTCCGTCGACttccccgacgccgccgccgcctccgcgtcCCCGGCAGCAGTCGCCGCCGACGAAGTCGGCACCAGCAGAGGCAGCGCTGCCACCTCTCATCCGCTCTCCCCGCTCTCCGGCCACCCTCCCCCCtctaccaccacatcgtccataCCTCCTCTCGAGCTCCCCGGCGCAACCCCCGCCGCGCCCGGCCGAAGCCCTAGGATCCTCCACACCCGCGGCGTCATCCACCTCTACCACTTGTCgtcgtccacctccacctcctcctcctacgCCTCGGCTGtcgccgccacctcctcctcctcgtccgggCCGACCGCCCCGCAGCTTGCCTCCGACTCGCACCTCCCG CCATGTCGCGGTACGCGCCTCCTGGTGCTCGCCGTTCCGACGCGCGTTTCGCCGGACGACTTTGTTCGCTTCTGCGGCCCTTACCTCGAGCGTGCCTCCGACATTCGTTTCATCAG GGATGATGGAGTGGAGGACCGGTACAGCGTCCTTGTGGAGTTTGAGGACCAGAATAGCGCTGAAAGGTTCTACGCGGATCTCAATGGCTGGAGGTTCTCAACCTCTGAG CGAGAGGTGTGCCATGTTCTGTTTATAGCTGCTGTGCAGTATACACCTTCCTCAGAGGTTGCCACAACTCCACCGGCTGGATCCACTGAACTTCCAATGTGTCCTGTTTGCATTG AAAGATTGGATCAAGACATCAGTGGGATTTTGGCAACTACTTGTGATCACTCTTTCCAATGCTCATGTGTTTCAGTGTGGGCCAATTCATCCTGTCCG GTATGCCAGTTTTGTCAGAAACAGTCTGAAAATTCTACATGTTCTGTTTGCCAAACCACTGGAAACCTCTGGATATGTGTGATATGTGGTTTTGTTGGATGTGGAAG GTATAAAGAAGGCCATGCGAAACAGCACTGGAAAGACACTCAGCATTGCTATTCACTAGATTTGGAAACACAGCGTGTTTGGGACTATGTTGGTGACAGTTTTGTACATCGGCTGAATCAATCCAAGAGTGATGCAAAGcatgctaagttcaaatcaaaatgtaagtATTCTGGGGATGACTGTGTAAACTGCTCGTGCAATGATGACTCTGACATGGGTGGAGCTATGTTCAACAGCAAAGCTGAAACA ATTGTGGACGAGTACAATCGCCTCCTGGCAAGTCAACTTGAAACTCAGAGAGAG TATTATGAGGGTCTGTTGTCTGAGGCTAAAAGAAACAAGGAGCACCAGATTTCTGAAGCTGTTGATAAAGCTGTAAATGATAAGCTTCAAGAGATGCAACTTAAGCTTGAGAACCTTATTGTGGAGAAAACGAAAATTGCAGAT ATGAACGAAAAACTCACTAGGAGCCAAGACATGTGGCGTCAGACACTAAGAGATATAGAGGAAAG GGAAAGAGCACAGTTGAAGTCCAAGGACGAAATGATTCTCGATCTGGAAGAACAG ATAAAGGATTTCAAATTTTCCATCAAACTGCAGAAGTCAATAGAGAAGAACGACGGTGTCAAGGGTGGTACCCTGGTTCCACTCCCTACAGTTTCGGATTCTGGAGGCAAGGGTAAAAGGTCATCAAGAACAAGCAAGAGGAGGAATTAG
- the LOC136495352 gene encoding uncharacterized protein: MFTDGMSRLAVAVSVTVALSLAIFLTILVLLLADLICAHLRRRRLRAEASRSKLGLALATTSPEHSADDAASSVATTATTAARDALAGTPPFYYAHGVLHAASSTKDLLLAIPRLEGAVWRWSPARRSSPSSGSSGSGSSARGDGFMCISNPVYDRGQVAAGGDTPPFETPGASPSPSSFGITEEADAYDEEDGGGFSPPLSAMRKLPPLGVLAAYPPPALSFSNARPSLVTTVTDTNRASSTSSAYFFSSWSSK, from the coding sequence ATGTTCACGGACGGCATGTCGAGGCTGGCGGTGGCGGTGAGCGTCACGGTGGCGCTGAGCCTGGCCATCTTCCTCACCATCCTGGTGCTCCTCCTCGCGGACCTCATCTGCGCGCACCTCCGGCGCCGGCGGCTCCGCGCCGAGGCGTCCCGGTCGAAGCTCGGCCTGGCGCTGGCGACGACGTCCCCGGAGCACAGCGCCGACGACGCCGCGTCGTCGGTGGCGACCACGGCCACGACGGCGGCGCGCGACGCGCTCGCCGGCACGCCGCCCTTCTACTACGCGCACGGTGTCCTGCACGCGGCCAGCAGCACCAAGGACCTCCTCCTCGCCATCCCCAGGCTGGAGGGCGCCGTGTGGCGGTGGTCGCCCGCGCGCCGCTCGTCGCCGTCGTCGGGCTCGTCGGGGTCGGGCTCCTCGGCGCGCGGCGACGGGTTCATGTGCATCTCCAACCCGGTGTACGACCGGGGCCAGGTGGCCGCGGGCGGGGACACGCCGCCGTTCGAGACTCCCGGCGcgtcgccatcgccgtcgtcgtTCGGGATCACGGAGGAGGCGGACGCGTACGACGAGGAGGACGGCGGCGGGTTCTCGCCGCCGCTGTCGGCAATGAGGAAACTTCCGCCGTTGGGCGTCCTGGCCGCGTACCCCCCGCCGGCGCTGAGCTTCTCCAATGCCAGGCCGTCGCTGGTGACGACGGTGACCGACACGAACCGGGCGTCCTCGACGTCGTCCGCCTACTTCTTCTCTTCATGGTCGTCGAAGTAA